A window of the Agrococcus jejuensis genome harbors these coding sequences:
- a CDS encoding phosphatase domain-containing protein, with protein sequence MTDARSRILATLARADDLDAVLTGFDLDRLMRAFDGPLLARDRRAELAALLCLDRARDLSAAVLADVVHAMRSLRNRGTFSGSIRGVFDSLEGEEFRDFKYLLNATGDRHDLEHVVFERLTFVDRHHVLRRIREEAAGLEHHELRILSDIDDTVKAMLHDRRFVRGSVYPGVVAFLRELDDGAAAEPGRPGDLTFVTARPEGPRDLIAQYTRDALEPLGLPPHTVLGGSFLNIATKASIAARKLQNFEHERQLFPECRYVFVGDSGQADPQVGAAMVARAPEFVARVLIHDVTGVAADRRERWSQQGVSTFQTYSGAARIAHGLGLVSEAGVARVHAAVLEGLDSDVVKPGHRDALVATAEREVQAA encoded by the coding sequence ATGACCGACGCCCGCTCGCGCATCCTCGCCACGCTCGCCCGCGCCGACGACCTCGACGCCGTGCTGACCGGCTTCGACCTCGACCGGCTCATGCGCGCGTTCGACGGCCCGCTGCTCGCCCGCGATCGGCGCGCGGAGCTCGCGGCGCTGCTGTGCCTCGACCGCGCCCGCGACCTCTCGGCCGCCGTGCTCGCCGACGTCGTGCACGCCATGCGCTCGCTGCGCAACCGCGGCACGTTCTCGGGGTCGATCCGCGGCGTGTTCGACTCCCTCGAGGGCGAGGAGTTCCGCGACTTCAAGTACCTGCTCAACGCGACGGGCGACCGCCACGACCTCGAGCACGTCGTCTTCGAGCGCCTCACGTTCGTCGACCGGCACCACGTGCTGCGCCGCATCCGCGAGGAGGCTGCCGGGCTGGAGCATCACGAGCTGCGCATCCTCAGCGACATCGACGACACCGTGAAGGCGATGCTGCACGACCGCCGCTTCGTGCGCGGCAGCGTCTACCCGGGCGTCGTGGCCTTCCTGCGCGAGCTCGACGACGGCGCCGCGGCCGAGCCCGGCCGCCCGGGCGACCTCACGTTCGTCACCGCGCGCCCCGAGGGGCCGCGAGACCTCATCGCGCAGTACACGCGCGACGCGCTCGAGCCGCTGGGCCTGCCGCCGCACACGGTGCTCGGCGGCTCGTTCCTCAACATCGCGACGAAGGCGTCGATCGCGGCGCGCAAGCTGCAGAACTTCGAGCACGAGCGGCAGCTCTTCCCCGAGTGCCGCTACGTCTTCGTGGGCGACTCGGGCCAGGCCGACCCGCAGGTCGGTGCCGCGATGGTCGCTCGAGCCCCGGAGTTCGTCGCGCGCGTGCTCATCCACGACGTCACGGGCGTCGCCGCCGATCGCCGCGAGCGGTGGTCGCAGCAGGGCGTGTCGACGTTCCAGACGTACTCGGGCGCCGCGCGCATCGCGCACGGGCTCGGCCTCGTCTCCGAGGCGGGCGTCGCGCGCGTGCACGCCGCCGTGCTCGAGGGGCTCGACTCCGACGTCGTGAAGCCGGGCCATCGGGATGCGCTCGTCGCGACCGCCGAGCGCGAGGTGCAGGCGGCCTAG
- a CDS encoding diacylglycerol/lipid kinase family protein has product MPVVIANPIARASVRGVRALEARGALDVRWTGERRADALARDAIGEGADAVIAVGGDGTIRDVADVLAGTGVPMGIVPAGTANLFARNLDLPLRDLARAAAIALDAAPLPTDLGRVVLHADGREHAPRVFLVVVGIGHDATAVEAASLARKRRLGWGAYVVAGMRRFAHPLHAVRARLDEEPWMRTEAWTVLVHNTARITLGLRVVPDTRPDDGLLHVAAVSPRRIAHWGRIAAAGMGLARAEGVLSHRTGRRVRLEADRIPVQLDGDAHGRITALDAWIDPGVLLVRRPAGDTTRADRSGGDR; this is encoded by the coding sequence GTGCCGGTCGTCATCGCGAACCCGATCGCGCGCGCATCGGTGCGCGGCGTGCGCGCCCTCGAGGCGCGCGGCGCGCTCGACGTGCGATGGACGGGCGAGCGACGAGCGGATGCGCTCGCACGCGACGCGATCGGCGAGGGCGCGGATGCCGTGATCGCCGTGGGCGGCGACGGCACGATCCGCGACGTGGCCGACGTGCTCGCCGGCACGGGCGTGCCGATGGGCATCGTGCCCGCCGGCACGGCGAACCTCTTCGCCCGCAACCTCGACCTGCCGCTGCGCGACCTCGCGCGCGCGGCGGCGATCGCGCTCGACGCCGCTCCCCTGCCGACCGACCTCGGGCGCGTGGTGCTGCACGCCGATGGCCGCGAGCACGCGCCGCGCGTCTTCCTCGTCGTCGTCGGCATCGGCCACGACGCCACGGCCGTCGAGGCGGCATCGCTCGCCCGCAAGCGCCGTCTCGGGTGGGGCGCCTACGTCGTCGCCGGCATGCGCCGGTTCGCGCATCCGCTGCACGCCGTGCGCGCGCGGCTCGACGAGGAGCCGTGGATGCGCACCGAGGCGTGGACGGTGCTCGTGCACAACACGGCCCGCATCACGCTGGGCCTGCGCGTCGTGCCCGACACGCGGCCCGACGACGGCCTGCTGCACGTCGCCGCCGTGTCGCCGCGCCGCATCGCCCACTGGGGGCGCATCGCCGCCGCCGGCATGGGCCTCGCGCGCGCCGAGGGCGTGCTGTCGCATCGCACGGGCCGGCGCGTGCGCCTGGAGGCGGACCGCATCCCCGTGCAGCTCGACGGCGACGCCCACGGCCGCATCACCGCGCTCGACGCGTGGATCGACCCCGGCGTGCTGCTCGTGCGGCGACCCGCTGGCGACACGACTCGAGCAGACCGCTCAGGAGGAGACCGATGA
- a CDS encoding dihydrofolate reductase family protein, with amino-acid sequence MTKLRVHNLAISLDGFATGEGRTFEAPFGHAGMRLMGWFFPTRTFVQGTGHEDEAVGSGTTGVDDAFAARTHHGIGAEIMGRGKFGPQEGPWEDLEWEGWWGDEPPFHSPVVVLTHHERPDITLGETTFTFRDLPPAEALALAAELAGGLDVRLGGGPTTVREFLQADLVDEMHLVVSPVVLGRGVRLWDGLEGLEEQFDIASTASPSGVVHQIFTRRS; translated from the coding sequence ATGACGAAGCTGCGCGTCCACAACCTCGCCATCTCGCTCGACGGGTTCGCGACGGGGGAGGGGCGCACGTTCGAGGCGCCGTTCGGCCACGCGGGCATGCGGCTCATGGGCTGGTTCTTCCCGACTCGCACGTTCGTGCAGGGCACGGGCCACGAGGACGAGGCGGTCGGCTCGGGCACGACGGGCGTCGACGACGCGTTCGCCGCGCGCACGCACCACGGCATCGGTGCCGAGATCATGGGTCGCGGCAAGTTCGGGCCGCAGGAGGGGCCGTGGGAGGACCTCGAGTGGGAGGGCTGGTGGGGCGACGAGCCGCCGTTCCACAGCCCCGTCGTCGTGCTGACGCACCACGAGCGGCCGGACATCACGCTGGGGGAGACGACGTTCACGTTCCGCGATCTCCCGCCGGCGGAGGCGCTCGCCCTCGCAGCCGAGCTCGCAGGCGGCCTCGACGTGCGGCTCGGCGGCGGCCCGACGACGGTGCGCGAGTTCCTGCAGGCCGACCTCGTCGACGAGATGCACCTCGTCGTCTCGCCCGTCGTGCTCGGGCGCGGCGTGCGGCTGTGGGATGGCCTCGAGGGCCTCGAGGAGCAGTTCGACATCGCGTCGACGGCGTCGCCGTCTGGCGTCGTGCACCAGATCTTCACCCGCCGGTCGTAG
- a CDS encoding TAXI family TRAP transporter solute-binding subunit codes for MADATLARRTVLVGAAAALASALAGCTLGQAPTRLAMACGERGGTYVQFGDLLRAVLADRGTATLEVLESGGSVDNLAMLAAGDADLAIALADAVAEHDGELVAIGRVYQNYLQCVVRAEGPVATLADLAGRPVAVGAPGSGAALTAARVLDVAGLATGADGVVPIALLLPEAVDALRDGTIDAFFWSGGVPIPEVLRLQQDVAVTLVDLTATLPALTAAHPGVYASTSVPSGVYDTPGPIPAIGVSNLLLARPDLADDVAARLVDALVDDAEALVPDDSVGVQYLTASNLIDADPVPLHPAAQRRYRERYG; via the coding sequence ATGGCCGACGCGACCCTCGCGCGCCGCACCGTGCTCGTCGGCGCGGCGGCGGCCCTCGCATCCGCCCTCGCCGGCTGCACGCTCGGGCAGGCGCCGACGCGCCTCGCGATGGCGTGCGGCGAGCGCGGCGGCACGTACGTGCAGTTCGGCGACCTGCTGCGCGCCGTGCTCGCCGACCGCGGCACCGCGACGCTCGAGGTGCTCGAGTCGGGCGGCAGCGTCGACAACCTCGCGATGCTCGCAGCCGGCGATGCCGACCTCGCGATCGCCCTCGCCGACGCCGTCGCCGAGCACGACGGCGAGCTCGTCGCGATCGGCCGGGTCTACCAGAACTACCTGCAGTGCGTCGTGCGTGCGGAGGGCCCCGTGGCGACGCTCGCCGACCTCGCCGGTCGACCGGTCGCGGTGGGTGCGCCCGGCTCGGGGGCTGCGCTCACGGCCGCGCGCGTGCTCGACGTCGCGGGGCTCGCGACGGGAGCCGACGGGGTGGTGCCGATCGCGCTGCTGCTGCCGGAGGCGGTCGACGCGCTGCGCGACGGCACGATCGATGCGTTCTTCTGGTCGGGCGGCGTGCCGATCCCCGAGGTGCTGCGCCTGCAGCAGGACGTCGCCGTGACGCTCGTCGACCTCACGGCGACGCTGCCGGCACTCACGGCCGCGCATCCCGGCGTCTACGCCTCCACGTCGGTGCCGAGCGGCGTCTACGACACGCCCGGGCCCATCCCCGCGATCGGCGTCTCGAACCTGCTGCTCGCCCGCCCCGACCTCGCCGACGACGTCGCCGCCCGCCTGGTCGACGCGCTCGTCGACGACGCCGAGGCGCTCGTGCCCGACGACTCCGTGGGCGTGCAGTACCTCACGGCGTCGAACCTGATCGACGCGGATCCCGTGCCCCTGCATCCCGCCGCGCAGCGCCGCTACCGCGAACGCTACGGCTGA
- a CDS encoding NUDIX domain-containing protein, translating into MPDDARGVRRTARVLCVDETGATLLFHTRWDLELLPPRWLTPGGGIEAGETEREAAVRELFEETGQRIRKRDLVGPIGHARVPHPDGHPYSATDAVTFLWRTPRFTPVDDHRMADELDDILAHRWWTADEIRASDDDFSAEDVLGALDRLAGGAPQPGDAVRVEGAKWNGKPHWRYDARVLGTDEHGLWIGVDAGTTVQKGWRKEYLTGHAFVRLVPPTTIAWDDGSWMLPGWWDRADVDAYVDVTTPPTVRRDESGEGWIVEYVDLDLDLVVPASGLPAWIDDEDEFSARSVSHGWPSWLVERARAVADDLLARSSSTPAVAMEAGHAWLAQQLEDAEQD; encoded by the coding sequence ATGCCTGACGACGCCAGGGGCGTGCGCCGCACGGCGCGCGTGCTGTGCGTCGACGAGACCGGTGCGACGTTGCTGTTCCACACGCGGTGGGACCTCGAGCTGCTGCCACCGCGCTGGCTCACGCCCGGCGGTGGCATCGAGGCCGGCGAGACCGAGCGCGAGGCTGCCGTGCGCGAGCTCTTCGAGGAGACGGGCCAGCGCATCCGCAAGCGCGACCTCGTCGGCCCGATCGGCCACGCGCGCGTGCCGCATCCCGACGGCCACCCCTACTCGGCGACCGACGCCGTGACGTTCCTCTGGCGGACGCCGCGCTTCACGCCCGTCGACGACCACCGCATGGCCGACGAGCTCGACGACATCCTCGCCCACCGCTGGTGGACGGCCGACGAGATCCGCGCATCCGACGACGACTTCAGCGCCGAGGACGTGCTCGGCGCGCTCGACCGCCTCGCGGGCGGCGCACCGCAGCCGGGCGATGCCGTGCGCGTCGAGGGTGCGAAGTGGAACGGCAAGCCGCACTGGCGCTACGACGCCCGCGTGCTCGGCACCGACGAGCACGGCCTGTGGATCGGGGTCGACGCCGGCACGACGGTGCAGAAGGGCTGGCGCAAGGAGTACCTCACGGGCCACGCGTTCGTGCGGCTCGTGCCGCCGACGACCATCGCGTGGGACGACGGCTCGTGGATGCTGCCGGGCTGGTGGGATCGCGCCGACGTCGACGCGTACGTCGACGTGACGACGCCGCCGACCGTGCGCCGCGACGAGTCGGGGGAGGGTTGGATCGTCGAGTACGTCGACCTCGACCTCGACCTCGTCGTGCCGGCGAGCGGCCTGCCCGCGTGGATCGACGACGAGGACGAGTTCTCGGCCAGGTCGGTGTCGCACGGCTGGCCGTCGTGGCTCGTCGAGCGCGCCCGCGCCGTCGCCGACGACCTGCTCGCCCGCTCGTCGAGCACGCCTGCGGTGGCGATGGAGGCTGGGCACGCCTGGCTCGCGCAGCAGCTCGAGGACGCCGAGCAGGACTGA
- a CDS encoding ATP-binding cassette domain-containing protein: MTAAQHPADSHDLIRVQGARENNLKDVSVDIPKRRLTVFTGVSGSGKSSLVFGTIAAESKRMIDETYPAFVQGFMPSLARPEVDRLEGLTTAIIVDQERLGANPRSTVGTATDVNAMLRILFSRLGDPAIGSPNAFSFNVPSVKVSGTMTIERGGASESIERAETMLGGMCPRCEGLGRINDIDLTQLFDDSKSLLEGAITVPNYTADGWLVKIFVASGFVPGDVPIRDFTAEQRHDFLYRDLTKVKVESMNMSYEGLVPKIQKSILSKDKESMQPHIRAFVDRAVTFQSCPDCDGTRLAEPARSSKVAGLSIADACRMQISDLVAWVRSIDDPSVAPLIQALSATLDSFVAIGLGYLSLDRSSGTLSGGEAQRTKLIRHLGSALTDVTYVFDEPTIGLHPHDIQRMNDLLLQLRDKGNTVLVVEHKPETIAIADHVVDLGPRAGSDGGTIQFEGTVEGLRGSGTLTGTHLDDRAALKDAVRSGSGAIEVRGATANNLSGVDVDVPLGVLTVVTGVAGSGKSSLVHGSIGTRDGVVTIDQTSIRGSRRSNPATYTGLLEPVRKAFAKANGVKPALFSANSEGACPTCKGAGLIFTDLGPMSTVSTTCEDCGGKRFMASVLEYTLGDLDISEVLGLSVAEARAYFAAPASKVPAALSIVERLADVGLGYIKLGQPLNTLSGGERQRLKLAVQMAEEGGVYVLDEPTTGLHLADVQHLLGLLDRLVDSGKTVIVIEHHQAVMAHADWIVDLGPGAGHDGGRIVFEGTPADLVAARSTLTGEHLAEYVGA; this comes from the coding sequence ATGACCGCCGCGCAGCATCCCGCCGACAGCCACGACCTCATCCGCGTGCAGGGTGCGCGCGAGAACAACCTCAAGGACGTCTCGGTCGACATCCCGAAGCGCCGGCTCACGGTGTTCACGGGCGTCTCGGGCTCCGGCAAGTCGTCGCTCGTGTTCGGCACGATCGCCGCCGAGTCGAAGCGCATGATCGACGAGACGTACCCGGCGTTCGTGCAGGGCTTCATGCCGTCGCTCGCGCGGCCGGAGGTCGACCGGCTCGAGGGGCTCACGACGGCGATCATCGTCGACCAGGAGCGGCTCGGCGCGAACCCGCGCTCGACGGTCGGCACCGCGACCGACGTCAACGCGATGCTGCGCATCCTCTTCTCGCGGCTCGGCGACCCGGCGATCGGCTCGCCGAACGCGTTCTCGTTCAACGTGCCGAGCGTGAAGGTGTCGGGCACGATGACGATCGAGCGCGGGGGAGCGTCGGAGTCGATCGAGCGCGCCGAGACGATGCTCGGCGGCATGTGCCCGCGCTGCGAGGGCCTCGGCCGCATCAACGACATCGACCTCACGCAGCTGTTCGACGACTCGAAGTCGCTGCTCGAGGGCGCCATCACCGTGCCCAACTACACGGCCGACGGCTGGCTCGTGAAGATCTTCGTCGCCTCCGGGTTCGTGCCCGGCGACGTGCCCATCCGCGACTTCACCGCCGAGCAGCGCCACGACTTCCTCTACCGCGACCTCACGAAGGTGAAGGTCGAGTCGATGAACATGTCGTACGAGGGGCTCGTGCCGAAGATCCAGAAGTCGATCCTGTCGAAGGACAAGGAGTCGATGCAGCCGCACATCCGCGCGTTCGTCGACCGTGCAGTCACCTTCCAGTCGTGCCCCGACTGCGACGGCACGCGCCTCGCCGAGCCCGCACGCTCGTCGAAGGTCGCGGGGCTGTCGATCGCGGATGCGTGCCGCATGCAGATCTCCGACCTCGTCGCATGGGTGCGTTCGATCGACGATCCGTCGGTGGCGCCGCTCATCCAGGCGCTGTCAGCGACGCTCGACTCGTTCGTCGCGATCGGCCTCGGCTACCTGTCGCTCGACAGGTCGTCGGGCACGCTCAGCGGGGGAGAGGCGCAGCGCACGAAGCTCATCCGTCATCTCGGCTCGGCGCTCACCGACGTCACGTACGTGTTCGACGAGCCGACGATCGGTCTGCACCCGCACGACATCCAGCGCATGAACGATCTCCTGCTGCAGCTGCGCGACAAGGGCAACACCGTGCTCGTCGTCGAGCACAAGCCCGAGACGATCGCGATCGCCGACCACGTCGTCGACCTCGGCCCGCGGGCGGGCTCGGACGGCGGCACGATCCAGTTCGAGGGCACGGTCGAGGGCCTGCGCGGCTCGGGCACGCTCACGGGCACGCACCTCGACGATCGTGCGGCGCTCAAGGATGCGGTGCGCTCCGGGTCGGGCGCCATCGAGGTGCGCGGCGCGACCGCGAACAACCTCTCGGGCGTCGACGTCGACGTGCCGCTCGGCGTGCTCACGGTCGTGACGGGCGTCGCCGGCTCGGGCAAGTCGTCGCTCGTGCACGGCTCCATCGGCACGCGCGACGGCGTCGTGACGATCGACCAGACGTCGATCCGCGGCTCGCGCCGCTCGAACCCGGCCACGTACACGGGCCTCCTCGAGCCCGTGCGCAAGGCGTTCGCGAAGGCCAACGGCGTGAAGCCCGCGCTGTTCAGCGCGAACTCCGAGGGCGCGTGCCCCACGTGCAAGGGCGCCGGCCTCATCTTCACCGACCTCGGCCCGATGTCGACGGTGTCGACGACGTGCGAGGACTGCGGCGGCAAGCGCTTCATGGCGTCGGTGCTCGAGTACACGCTCGGCGACCTCGACATCAGCGAGGTGCTGGGGCTGTCGGTCGCCGAGGCGCGCGCGTACTTCGCCGCACCGGCGTCGAAGGTGCCGGCGGCGCTGTCGATCGTCGAGCGCCTCGCCGACGTGGGCCTCGGCTACATCAAGCTCGGGCAGCCGCTCAACACGCTGTCGGGTGGCGAGCGTCAGCGCCTCAAGCTCGCGGTGCAGATGGCCGAGGAGGGCGGCGTGTACGTGCTCGACGAGCCGACGACCGGCCTCCACCTCGCCGATGTGCAGCACCTCCTGGGCCTGCTCGATCGCCTCGTCGACTCGGGCAAGACCGTCATCGTCATCGAGCACCACCAGGCCGTCATGGCCCACGCCGACTGGATCGTCGACCTCGGCCCCGGCGCCGGCCACGACGGCGGCCGCATCGTCTTCGAGGGCACGCCCGCCGACCTCGTCGCCGCGCGCTCGACGCTCACGGGGGAGCACCTCGCCGAGTACGTGGGCGCCTGA
- a CDS encoding sensor histidine kinase, whose product MRLRVLLPLLVLGLLAVCAIVVPVAEGIAVSRTQQLTLQRATAMDQIVQRAAAAVRDDDADDLARYLDRLHSTYGEAVLVVDAGGDVLASAGDIGRGAEVERLMLTASRAVPQWSLPTVVPWSPDVALVAEPVLADASVPVAAVVLAVDLTSARADVVRSWLLVALAGLLGLATLLVASLQWTRWVLRPVRALDAAATALAEHRDPDLRAESGPPELRTLTDSFRRMASSVEDALEQQRGFVADASHQLRNPLAAVRLRLDASSRDAPDPEMLAAVDGDLDRLERTVDRMLDLADAEHRATAEASGRRSGFAEASPRAHVTSAVALAEPWMGRLAGTGQHLVVEGDDELAVACRRSDLEEMVEIAIDNARKYAGEGATVRLRLARSGERVVLTIADDGPGLEADDLARAGTRFWRASAHGGLPGTGLGLAILRELARANDATATVGVADEGGLAVTLGLRAAS is encoded by the coding sequence GTGAGGCTGCGCGTGCTGCTGCCGCTGCTCGTGCTGGGCCTGCTCGCGGTGTGCGCCATCGTCGTGCCGGTCGCCGAGGGCATCGCGGTGTCGCGCACGCAGCAGCTCACGCTGCAGCGGGCGACGGCGATGGACCAGATCGTGCAGCGCGCCGCCGCGGCCGTGCGCGACGACGACGCCGACGACCTCGCCCGCTACCTCGACCGCCTCCACTCGACGTACGGCGAGGCCGTGCTCGTCGTCGACGCGGGCGGCGACGTGCTCGCCTCGGCGGGCGACATCGGGCGCGGCGCCGAGGTCGAGCGGCTCATGCTCACGGCATCCCGCGCGGTGCCGCAGTGGTCGCTGCCGACCGTCGTGCCGTGGAGCCCCGACGTGGCGCTCGTCGCCGAGCCCGTGCTCGCCGATGCGAGCGTGCCCGTCGCGGCCGTCGTGCTCGCCGTCGACCTCACGTCGGCGCGCGCCGACGTCGTGCGGTCGTGGCTGCTCGTAGCGCTCGCAGGGCTCCTCGGGCTCGCGACGCTGCTCGTCGCCTCCCTGCAGTGGACGCGGTGGGTGCTGCGCCCCGTGCGCGCGCTCGACGCCGCGGCGACGGCGCTCGCCGAGCATCGGGATCCCGACCTGCGCGCCGAGTCGGGGCCGCCCGAGCTGCGCACGCTCACCGACTCGTTCCGCCGCATGGCGTCGAGCGTCGAGGATGCGCTCGAGCAGCAGCGCGGGTTCGTCGCCGACGCCTCGCACCAGCTGCGCAACCCGCTCGCGGCCGTGCGGCTGCGGCTCGACGCCTCGTCGCGCGACGCGCCCGACCCCGAGATGCTCGCGGCCGTCGACGGCGACCTCGATCGACTCGAGCGTACCGTCGACCGCATGCTCGACCTCGCCGACGCCGAGCATCGCGCGACGGCCGAGGCGAGCGGCCGGCGCTCCGGCTTCGCGGAGGCGTCGCCGCGAGCGCACGTGACGTCGGCCGTGGCGCTCGCCGAGCCGTGGATGGGCAGGCTCGCGGGCACGGGCCAGCACCTCGTCGTGGAGGGCGACGACGAGCTCGCCGTTGCGTGCCGGCGCAGCGACCTCGAGGAGATGGTCGAGATCGCGATCGACAACGCACGCAAGTACGCGGGGGAGGGCGCGACGGTGCGGCTGCGCCTCGCACGCTCCGGCGAGCGCGTCGTGCTCACGATCGCCGATGACGGGCCCGGCCTCGAGGCCGACGACCTCGCGCGCGCCGGCACGCGCTTCTGGCGCGCGTCGGCGCACGGCGGGCTGCCGGGCACGGGGCTCGGGCTCGCGATCCTGCGCGAGCTCGCCCGCGCGAACGACGCCACCGCGACGGTCGGCGTCGCCGACGAGGGCGGGCTCGCCGTCACGCTCGGCCTGCGAGCCGCGTCGTGA
- a CDS encoding trans-sulfuration enzyme family protein — protein MTHASQHPATIAVTAGRPPAESDQPLNAQIMLASSFIAGGDLEYARFQNPTWSALEETIGQLEGGRALAFASGMAAVAAVLDQVPHGGRVVVPRHAYQGSLGLLEQHRVAGRIEPVLVDVEDVDAVVAAIPGAALVWMETPTNPALEVADLARIVAAAKEAGVPVAVDNTFATPLLQRPLEDGADVVVHSATKLMSGHSDVIMGAVVTNDDDWFTRLHGNRSLHGAIPGPFEAFLVLRGLRTLDVRLERAQATAKAVAAALEAHPAVSRVRYPGFSTVVSFEVESAERADRVVAAVQLARHATSLGGVETTLERRRRWASESKSIPEGLIRLSVGIEHADDVIADLLQALDA, from the coding sequence GTGACCCACGCGAGCCAGCACCCCGCCACCATCGCCGTCACGGCAGGCCGCCCGCCCGCCGAGTCGGATCAGCCGCTCAACGCGCAGATCATGCTCGCGTCGTCGTTCATCGCAGGCGGCGACCTCGAGTACGCGCGCTTCCAGAACCCGACGTGGTCGGCGCTCGAGGAGACGATCGGTCAGCTCGAGGGCGGCCGTGCGCTCGCGTTCGCATCGGGCATGGCCGCCGTCGCCGCCGTGCTCGACCAGGTGCCGCACGGCGGCCGCGTCGTCGTGCCGCGCCACGCGTACCAGGGCTCGCTCGGCCTGCTCGAGCAGCACCGCGTCGCCGGCCGCATCGAGCCCGTGCTCGTCGACGTCGAGGACGTCGACGCCGTCGTCGCCGCGATCCCCGGCGCGGCGCTCGTGTGGATGGAGACGCCCACGAACCCGGCGCTCGAGGTCGCGGACCTGGCGCGCATCGTCGCCGCGGCGAAGGAGGCGGGCGTGCCCGTCGCCGTCGACAACACGTTCGCGACGCCGCTGCTGCAGCGGCCGCTCGAGGATGGCGCCGACGTCGTCGTGCACTCGGCCACGAAGCTCATGTCGGGCCACTCCGACGTCATCATGGGTGCCGTCGTGACGAACGACGACGACTGGTTCACGCGTCTGCACGGCAACCGCTCGCTGCACGGCGCCATCCCGGGGCCGTTCGAGGCGTTCCTCGTGCTGCGGGGCCTGCGTACGCTCGACGTGCGGCTCGAGCGCGCGCAGGCGACCGCGAAGGCCGTCGCCGCAGCGCTCGAGGCGCACCCCGCCGTGTCGCGCGTGCGGTACCCGGGCTTCTCGACCGTCGTCTCGTTCGAGGTCGAGTCGGCCGAGCGTGCCGATCGCGTCGTCGCGGCCGTGCAGCTCGCGCGCCACGCGACGAGCCTCGGCGGCGTCGAGACGACGCTCGAGCGCCGGCGCCGCTGGGCGAGCGAGTCGAAGAGCATCCCCGAGGGCCTCATCCGTCTCTCGGTCGGCATCGAGCACGCCGACGACGTCATCGCCGACCTGCTGCAGGCGCTCGACGCGTAG
- a CDS encoding DHCW motif cupin fold protein, with amino-acid sequence MDLSTHPFDTTDWSAIAPERHAGETGEALWRTQTMGTTRVRMVDYSPGYLADHWCSRGHVLLVLDGELTTELDDGRTVTLRPGQSYAVGTDMEAHRSSTTTGARLFIVD; translated from the coding sequence GTGGACCTCTCGACGCATCCCTTCGACACGACCGACTGGAGCGCCATCGCTCCCGAGCGCCATGCGGGCGAGACCGGCGAGGCGCTCTGGCGCACGCAGACGATGGGCACGACGCGCGTGCGCATGGTCGACTACTCCCCCGGCTACCTCGCCGATCACTGGTGCTCGCGCGGCCACGTGCTGCTCGTGCTCGACGGCGAGCTCACGACCGAGCTCGACGACGGTCGCACCGTGACGCTGCGCCCCGGCCAGAGCTATGCGGTCGGCACCGACATGGAGGCGCACCGGTCGTCGACGACGACGGGCGCGCGACTCTTCATCGTCGACTGA
- a CDS encoding LPXTG cell wall anchor domain-containing protein, with protein sequence MDALAVDQLPVTATEIASWAIALIAVAIVVVGGIVLLVSRRRKAQDAAAEPAATDADGTGTGPTDA encoded by the coding sequence GTGGACGCCCTCGCCGTGGATCAGCTGCCCGTCACCGCCACCGAGATCGCCTCGTGGGCGATCGCGCTCATCGCCGTCGCGATCGTCGTGGTCGGCGGCATCGTGCTGCTCGTCTCGCGCCGCCGCAAGGCGCAGGATGCCGCCGCCGAGCCCGCGGCCACCGACGCCGACGGCACGGGCACCGGCCCCACGGATGCCTGA